The Tripterygium wilfordii isolate XIE 37 chromosome 5, ASM1340144v1, whole genome shotgun sequence genome window below encodes:
- the LOC119998247 gene encoding uncharacterized protein LOC119998247 produces the protein MESTGVGFMAVFAVSGSLVLIARQLHRRLVSDFMKKIEFELSGSARCNGRKKVKFAEDVMEPSSNNKEYRRRPCR, from the exons ATGGAATCCACGGGAGTGGGATTCATGGCAGTCTTTGCTGTTTCAGGAAGCCTGGTTCTCATTGCTCGCCAACTCCATAGGCGACTCGTTTCCGATTTcatgaagaaaattgaattCGAATTGAGtg GATCGGCGAGATGCAATGGGAGGAAGAAGGTCAAATTCGCGGAGGACGTGATGGAGCCATCATCAAATAACAAGGAGTACCGAAGGAGACCGTGCAGGTGA
- the LOC119998468 gene encoding probable glutamate carboxypeptidase AMP1 — translation MALTTTLFASKPPPPLCSYLFFLLLCIFGFYTFHHPHLRNPQKTLDHYHNLFLSTANNSTIATYLRALTLHPHLAGTAASLGTTNYVYTQFQTLGLKTHQTHYKALLSYPVHSSLAAHFSNGTRLYLNLNEKGVAPDVVPPYHAYSPSGSAYAKVVFVNFGREEDYRALGVVGVNVSGCVLIARKGGGLSRGGVVRGAEAKGALAVLLYTEGDMGGGVERGTVMSGVGDPQSPGWAGVEGGERLSFEDSEVLNRFPKIPSMPLSPENADVILGSLGGPAVPQRWRDSLRSRVSRVGPGPTMVNFTYQAEKKVATIHNVFAIIRGREEVDRYVLLGNHRDAWTYGAVDPNSGTAALLDIARRYALLVRMGWNPRRTIVFCSWDAEEFGMIGSTEWVEQNLVNLDAKAVTYLNVDCAVQGPGFFAAATPQLDNLLIDVTKKVKDPDMEGATVYEEWTSTNRVTNIQRLSGVDSDFAPFLQHAGIPSIDIYYGGEFPVYHTAFDSYDWITTYADPLFQRHIAVAGVWGLLALRLADDSVLPFNYLSYAYQLQRHKDVLSSLLDESTCCISLEPLTRSIQELAAAATVAEDEAKRLRDQEIKDDFGVLKLRALNDRLMLAERGFLDADGLRGRQWFKHLIYGPQGDYESKLTFFPGIADAIHRSQKMNKRDGHALIRSEIWRVARAIGRAASALKGELT, via the exons atgGCTTTAACCACCACTCTCTTCGCCTCAAAACCTCCGCCACCACTCTGTTCTtatctcttcttcctcctacTCTGCATTTTTGGTTTCTACACCTTCCACCACCCTCACCTACGAAATCCCCAAAAAACTCTTGACCACTACCACAATCTCTTCCTCTCTACCGCCAACAACTCAACAATCGCCACCTACCTCCGCGCTCTTACCCTCCATCCCCACCTCGCCGGCACAGCCGCTTCGCTTGGCACCACCAACTACGTCTACACTCAGTTCCAAACCCTCGGACTAAAGACTCACCAAACACACTACAAAGCCCTGCTTTCTTATCCTGTCCACTCGTCCCTCGCCGCGCATTTTAGCAACGGCACTCGCTTGTACTTAAATTTAAATGAAAAAGGGGTGGCCCCCGACGTTGTTCCACCCTACCATGCCTACTCGCCGTCCGGGTCGGCGTACGCTAAGGTGGTGTTTGTGAACTTTGGCAGGGAGGAGGACTATCGTGCGCTGGGGGTGGTTGGGGTGAACGTTAGTGGGTGTGTGTTGATTGCGAGGAAGGGTGGTGGTTTGAGTAGAGGTGGGGTTGTTAGAGGAGCTGAGGCTAAAGGTGCGCTGGCGGTGCTATTGTACACCGAGGGGGACATGGGAGGGGGCGTGGAGAGGGGGACTGTGATGAGTGGCGTAGGGGACCCACAGAGCCCGGGGTGGGCGGGGGTTGAAGGAGGAGAAAGACTGAGTTTTGAGGACAGTGAGGTCTTGAATAGATTTCCCAAAATTCCATCTATGCCCTTGTCCCCTGAGAACGCTGACGTCATCTTGGGTTCTCTTGGTGGTCCCGCGGTGCCCCAGCGGTGGAGGGATTCCCTCCGTTCCAGGGTCAGTCGGGTTGGACCTGGTCCGACCATGGTGAACTTCACCTACCAG GCAGAGAAAAAGGTCGCAACAATTCATAATGTTTTCGCAATCATAAGGGGCAGAGAAGAGGTGGACCGTTATGTACTCCTTGGCAACCACAGAGATGCATGGACTTATGGTGCAGTTGATCCCAACAGTGGGACTGCAGCCTTGCTTGACATTGCTAGAAGATACGCTCTTTTGGTGCGCATGGGCTGGAATCCTCGAAGGACAATAGTATTCTGTAGTTGGGATGCTGAAGAGTTTGGAATG ATAGGATCTACCGAGTGGGTTGAACAAAACCTTGTGAATCTGGATGCCAAAGCTGTGACCTACCTCAATGTAGATTGTGCTGTTCAAGGGCCAGGATTCTTCGCTGCAGCAACTCCTCAGCTGGATAATCTTCTTATTGATGTGACAAAAAAG GTCAAGGATCCTGACATGGAAGGGGCAACAGTATACGAGGAATGGACCAGCACAAATAGAGTCACCAAT ATTCAAAGACTCAGCGGAGTGGATTCTGATTTCGCACCATTCTTGCAACATGCAGGGATACCTTCAATTGATATATACTATGGAGGAG agTTCCCTGTTTATCACACAGCTTTTGACTCCTATGACTGGATAACAACCTATGCTGATCCATTGTTTCAACGTCACATTGCTG TTGCTGGAGTTTGGGGACTTCTAGCCCTTCGCCTGGCCGATGATTCAGTTCTGCCTTTCAATTACCTCTCCTATGCATATCAATTGCAG CGACATAAAGATGTCTTGAGCAGCCTATTGGATGAGAGCACATGCTGCATATCCCTTGAACCTTTAACCAGATCAATTCAAGAACTTGCCGCTGCTGCAACAGTGGCTGAGGATGAAGCGAAG AGATTAAGAGATCAAGAAATCAAGGATGATTTTGGGGTCTTGAAGTTGCGAGCATTGAATGATAGACTGATGCTTGCTGAAAGAGGCTTCTTGGATGCAGATGGGCTCCGAGGCAGGCAGTGGTTTAAGCATCTT ATTTATGGACCTCAAGGTGACTATGAAAGCAAACTGACTTTCTTTCCCGGAATCGCGGATGCTATTCATCGATCCCAGAAGATGAACAAAAGAGATGGGCATGCCCTAATCCGAAGTGAGATCTGGAGGGTTGCCAGAGCCATAGGAAGGGCTGCCAGTGCTCTTAAAGGAGAACTCACctga
- the LOC119998919 gene encoding uncharacterized protein LOC119998919 produces the protein MEDPISKLRKSLGSFCNNLQRSCDALTQSVDRRPIPLDSASSTFIQCLNRRVSSVSTDLNLLESMSFGTVSFEELLGHCNEVYKKNQSDLFLLEERLKSLGYIPDIGIDDGDGPLSISRRLDLDFDDTDSEDGLDQPSSYSGAVSEVMKSLEEDPLMDESLSLKKLGLSDVCLATLASEANAKIDDPYVPVRESANRLGNMLHNIDDSYPSTGKSLGAIGGEMEDDIKPVEALRPSLKASKDNYESLPDYIKSLASWEDLLAAVEKINLSLSKKDKTKESNYFHQDEIASLDLGPKARAYLLLLVRMNHLVVETIDGSISYRVL, from the exons atggaAGATCCCATATCGAAGTTGAGGAAAAGCCTAGGTTCCTTCTGCAACAACCTCCAGAGAAGCTGCGATGCCCTCACGCAGTCCGTCGACCGCCGCCCCATTCCTCTCG ATTCGGCATCTTCGACATTCATACAATGCCTGAACCGCCGGGTCTCAAGTGTAAGCACAGATCTCAATTTGCTGGAATCAATGTCCTTCGGAACTGTGTCTTTCGAGGAGCTATTGGGCCATTGCAATGAGGTCTACAAGAAAAACCAGTCAGATCTCTTTCTTCTAGAAGAACGTCTCAAGAGCCTTGGCTATATCCCTG ATATTGGGATTGATGATGGAGATGGGCCTTTAAGTATATCTAGGCGTCTTGATTTGGACTTTGATGATACGGATTCGGAGGATGGGTTGGACCAACCCTCTTCATACTCCGGGGCCGTCTCTGAGGTCATGAAGAGTTTGGAAGAGGACCCTCT AATGGACGAGTCCTTGAGTCTGAAGAAACTTGGTCTTTCAGATGTTTGTCTTGCCACTTTAGCATCTGAAG CTAATGCTAAGATTGATGATCCCTATGTCCCTGTGCGAGAATCAGCCAA TCGTCTTGGCAACATGCTACATAATATAGATGATTCATACCCGTCTACTGGAAAGTCCCTGGGGGCAATCGGAG GGGAAATGGAAGATGACATAAAACCAGTTGAAGCTCTTAGGCCCTCTCTAAAGGCATCAAAGGATAACTATGAAAGTCTGCCTGACTACATCAAAAGTTTAGCATCATGGGAG GATCTTCTTGCTGCTGTCGAGAAAATCAACCTAAGCCTGAGCAAGAAGGACAAAACAAAGGAAAGTAATTACTTCCACCAAGATGAAATTGCATCACTGGATTTGG GGCCCAAAGCTAGAGCCTACTTGTTGCTGCTAGTGCGCATGAATCACTTGGTTGTTGAAACTATAGACGGCTCGATATCATATCGTGTTCTGTAG